In one Balaenoptera musculus isolate JJ_BM4_2016_0621 chromosome 20, mBalMus1.pri.v3, whole genome shotgun sequence genomic region, the following are encoded:
- the UNK gene encoding RING finger protein unkempt homolog isoform X4 encodes MYLKEFRTEQCPLFVQHKCTQHRPYTCFHWHFVNQRRRRSIRRRDGTFNYSPDVYCTKYDEATGLCPEGDECPFLHRTTGDTERRYHLRYYKTGICIHETDSKGNCTKNGLHCAFAHGPHDLRSPVYDIRELQAMEALQNGQTTVEGSIEGQSAGAASHAMIEKILSEEPRWQETAYVLGNYKTEPCKKPPRLCRQGYACPYYHNSKDRRRSPRKHKYRSSPCPNVKHGDEWGDPGKCENGDSCQYCHTRTEQQFHPEIYKSTKCNDMQQSGSCPRGPFCAFAHVDQPPLSDDLQPSSAVSSPTQPGPVLYMPSAAGDSVPVSPSSPHAPDLSALLCRNSSLGSPSNLCGSPPGSTRKPPSLEGIVFPGEPGLAPGSYKKAPGFEREDQVGAEYLKTLKCQAKLKPHSLEPRSQEQPLLQPKQDVLGILPVGSPLTSSISSSITSSLAATPPSPAGTSSVPGMNANALPFYPTSDTVESVIESALDDLDLNEFGVAALEKTFDTSTVPHPGSITIGGSLLQSSAPVSIPGSLSSSASFHSASPSPPVSLSSHFLQQPQGHLSQSENTFLGTSASHGSLGLNGMNSSIWEHFASGSFSPGTSPAFLSGPGAAELARLRQELDDANGTIKQWEESWKQAKQACDAWKKEAEEAGERASAAGAECELAREQRDALEVQVKKLQEELERLHSGPDPQALPTFPDLEALSLSTLYSLQKQLRAHLEQVDKAVFHMQSVKCLKCQEQNRAVLPCQHAVLCELCAEGSECPVCQPGRAHALQS; translated from the exons GTACCTGAAGGAATTCCGCACTGAGCAGTGCCCGCTCTTTGTGCAGCACAAATGTACTCAGCATCGGCCCTACACCTGCTTCCACTGGCATTTCGTGAACCAGCGACGCCGCCGGTCCATCCGCCGTCGGGACGGCACCTTCAACTACAGCCCCGACGTCTACTGCACCAAGTACGACGAGGCCACAGGCCTCTGCCCGGAGGGCGACGA GTGCCCATTCCTGCACAGGACCACAGGGGACACTGAGCGCAGGTACCACCTGCGCTACTATAAGACTGGAATCTGCATCCACGAGACAGACTCAAAAGGCAACTGCACCAAAAACGGCCTGCACTGCGCTTTTGCTCATGGGCCCCATGACCTCCGCTCCCCTGTCTACGACATCAG ggAGCTCCAGGCAATGGAGGCCTTGCAGAACGGCCAGACCACAGTAGAGGGCAGCATAGAGGGCCAGTCGGCTGGGGCCGCAAGCCACGCCATGATAGAAAAAATCCTCAGTGAGGAGCCACGGTGGCAAG AGACCGCTTATGTGCTGGGGAACTATAAGACGGAGCCGTGCAAGAAGCCCCCACGGCTGTGCCGCCAGGGTTATGCCTGTCCCTACTACCACAACAGCAAGGACCGGCGGCGGAGTCCCCGGAAACACAAATACAG GTCATCTCCATGTCCGAACGTAAAACACGGGGACGAATGGGGTGACCCTGGCAAGTGTGAGAACGGAGACTCCTGCCAATACTGCCACACCCGCACAGAGCAGCAGTTCCACCCGGAG ATCTATAAATCTACCAAGTGCAACGACATGCAGCAGTCGGGCAGCTGTCCCCGAGGACCCTTCTGCGCCTTCGCCCACGTAGACC AGCCACCCCTCAGTGACGACCTGCAAccttcctcagctgtgtccagccccacccagccagGTCCCGTCTTGTACATGCCATCTGCTGCCGGAGACTCGGTGCCCGTGAGCCCTTCCAGCCCGCATGCCCCTGACCTCAGTGCA CTCCTCTGTAGAAACAGCAGCCTTGGCAGCCCATCTAACCTCTGCGGCTCCCCACCGGGCTCCACCCGGAAGCCCCCGAGTCTGGAAGGCATTGTCTTTCCTGGGGAGCCTGGCCTCGCCCCTGGCAGTTACAAGAAGGCTCCTGGCTTCGAGAGGGAAGACCAGGTGGGGGCTGAGTACCTGAAAACTTTGAAGTGCCAG GCCAAGTTAAAACCCCACTCACTAGAGCCCAGGAGTCAAGAGCAGCCTCTGCTTCAACCCAAACAG GACGTGCTGGGCATCCTCCCTGTGGGCAGCCCTCTGACCTCAAGCATCTCTTCTAGTATCACCTCCAGCCTAGCAGCTACTCCCCCTAGCCCCGCCGGCACCAGCAGTGTTCCTGGCATGAATGCAAATGCTCTACCATTCTACCCCACCAGCGACACGGTAGAGTCGGTCATAG AGTCTGCCCTGGATGACCTGGACCTGAACGAGTTTGGGGTAGCTGCCCTGGAGAAGACTTTCGACACCAGCACGGTGCCCCACCCCGGCAGCATCACAATCG GCGGCAGCTTGCTGCAGAGCTCCGCACCCGTGAGCATCCCAGGCTCCTTGAGCAGCTCCGCTTCCTTCCACTCGgcgtccccctcccctcctgtcaGCCTCTCCTCGCATTTCctgcagcagccccagggccACCTGAGCCAGTCAGAAAACACGTTTTTGGGGACCTCAGCATCACATGGATCTTTGG GTCTGAATGGGATGAATAGCAGCATCTGGGAGCATTTTGCCTCTGGAAGCTTCTCCCCGGGCACTTCCCCTGCCTTCCTGTCAGGGCCCGGGGCTGCCGAGCTGGCCCGGCTTCGGCAAGAGCTAGATGACGCCAACGGCACCATCAAGCAGTGGGAGGAGTCCTGGAAGCAGGCAAAACAG GCTTGTGATGCctggaagaaggaggcagaggaggctggggagcGGGCCAGCGCGGCAGGCGCTGAGTGCGAGCTGGCCCGGGAGCAGCGCGATGCACTGGAGGTGCAGGTGAAGAAACTACAGGAGGAGCTGGAGCGGCTGCACTCGGGCCCCGACCCGCAggccctgcccaccttccccGACCTGGAAGCCCTCTCACTCTCCACCCTCTACTCTCTCCAGAAGCAGCTGCGGGCTCACTTGGAGCAAGTGGACAAG GCCGTGTTCCACATGCAGTCGGTGAAATGCCTTAAGTGTCAGGAGCAGAACCGAGCGGTGCTGCCGTGCCAACACGCCGTGCTGTGTGAGCTCTGTGCCGAGGGCAGTGAGTGCCCCGTCTGCCAGCCAGGCCGGGCCCATGCCCTCCAGTCGTGA